The following are from one region of the Streptomyces rubrogriseus genome:
- a CDS encoding S9 family peptidase — protein sequence MGESVRTLSYGSWPSPVDAALAAAHDGRPDDVGFVGDEVWWTAPRPTEGGRRTLVRRHADGAEEPVLPAPWNVRSRVIEYGGRPWGAATTDSGPLVVFVNFADQRLYAFTPGGGEPRPLTPLSAVGGGLRWIEPDPRPERGEVWCVLEEFTGEGPTDLRRVPVAVPLDGSAADDRGAVRELTPERHRFVTGPRLSPDGRRAAWLAWDHPRMPWDGTELIVAEVGPEGTFQEARTVAGGPEESIAQADWAPDGTLLYASDRTGWWNLYRDGRPLCPREEEFGGPLWKLGQRWFAPLDSGLIAVLHGRGAAVLGILDPETGEVVDAAGPWTEFAPALAAHGERVAAVGASPRSGYEVVELDARTGRARVIGAPHEDATDPEFYPRPRIRTFTGPGGREIHTHLYPPHHPGCRAPDGELPPYVIWAHGGPTSRSPLVLDLEIAYFTSRGIGVAEVNYGGSSGHGREYRNRLREQWGVVDVEDCAAVALALADEGTADRERLAVRGGSAGGWTSAASLATTDVYACGTISYPILDLTGWGTGETHDFESQYLESLIGPYAEVPDRYTDRSPAEHAERVTAPFLLLQGLDDVICPPVQCERFLDRMAGRGVPHAYLAFEGEGHGFRRAETMVRALEAELSLYAQVFGLTPPGVPALELTR from the coding sequence GTGGGGGAGTCAGTGCGGACTCTGTCATACGGATCGTGGCCCTCGCCCGTCGACGCGGCCCTCGCCGCCGCGCACGACGGACGGCCCGACGACGTCGGCTTCGTCGGTGACGAGGTGTGGTGGACCGCGCCCCGGCCCACCGAGGGCGGACGGCGCACCCTGGTGCGGCGGCACGCCGACGGCGCCGAGGAGCCGGTGCTGCCCGCGCCGTGGAACGTGCGCAGCCGCGTCATCGAGTACGGCGGCCGGCCCTGGGGCGCGGCCACGACCGACTCCGGCCCGCTGGTGGTCTTCGTGAACTTCGCCGACCAGCGGCTGTACGCCTTCACCCCGGGCGGCGGCGAGCCGCGTCCGCTGACGCCGCTGTCCGCGGTCGGCGGCGGGCTGCGCTGGATCGAGCCGGACCCGCGCCCCGAGCGCGGCGAGGTGTGGTGCGTCCTGGAGGAGTTCACCGGCGAGGGGCCCACCGACCTGCGCCGCGTGCCGGTGGCGGTGCCGTTGGACGGCTCCGCGGCCGACGACCGGGGCGCGGTCCGTGAACTGACCCCCGAGCGGCACCGCTTCGTCACCGGACCCCGCCTCTCGCCCGACGGGCGTCGCGCCGCCTGGCTCGCCTGGGACCACCCCCGCATGCCCTGGGACGGCACCGAGCTGATCGTCGCCGAGGTCGGTCCCGAGGGCACCTTCCAGGAGGCCCGGACCGTCGCGGGCGGGCCCGAGGAGTCGATCGCCCAGGCGGACTGGGCCCCGGACGGCACCCTGCTGTACGCCTCCGACCGCACCGGCTGGTGGAACCTCTACCGCGACGGGCGGCCGCTGTGCCCCCGCGAGGAGGAGTTCGGCGGGCCGCTGTGGAAGCTCGGGCAGCGCTGGTTCGCGCCCCTGGACAGCGGCCTGATCGCGGTTCTGCACGGCCGGGGCGCCGCCGTCCTCGGCATACTCGACCCCGAGACCGGCGAGGTCGTCGACGCGGCGGGCCCCTGGACGGAGTTCGCGCCCGCCCTCGCCGCGCACGGTGAGCGCGTCGCCGCCGTCGGCGCGAGCCCCCGCAGCGGCTACGAGGTCGTCGAGCTGGACGCCCGCACCGGCCGCGCCCGGGTGATCGGCGCCCCGCACGAGGACGCCACGGACCCGGAGTTCTACCCGCGGCCGCGGATCCGCACCTTCACGGGACCGGGCGGACGGGAGATCCACACCCACCTCTACCCGCCGCACCACCCCGGCTGCCGGGCCCCGGACGGCGAACTGCCGCCGTACGTCATCTGGGCGCACGGCGGCCCCACCAGCCGTTCCCCGCTCGTCCTCGACCTGGAGATCGCCTACTTCACCTCCCGCGGCATCGGCGTCGCCGAGGTCAACTACGGGGGTTCCAGCGGCCACGGCAGGGAGTACCGCAACCGGCTGCGCGAACAGTGGGGCGTGGTCGACGTCGAGGACTGCGCCGCCGTCGCGCTCGCCCTCGCCGACGAGGGCACCGCCGACCGGGAGCGGCTCGCCGTGCGCGGCGGCAGCGCGGGCGGCTGGACCTCCGCCGCGTCACTGGCCACCACCGACGTCTACGCCTGCGGCACGATCAGCTACCCGATCCTCGACCTGACCGGCTGGGGGACCGGCGAGACCCACGACTTCGAGTCGCAGTACCTGGAGAGCCTGATCGGCCCGTACGCCGAGGTCCCGGACCGCTACACCGACCGGTCGCCCGCCGAGCACGCCGAGCGCGTCACCGCCCCGTTCCTGCTGCTCCAGGGACTGGACGACGTGATCTGCCCGCCCGTGCAGTGCGAGCGGTTCCTCGACCGCATGGCGGGCCGCGGAGTACCCCACGCCTACCTCGCCTTCGAGGGCGAGGGGCACGGCTTCCGCCGCGCGGAGACCATGGTGCGCGCGCTGGAGGCGGAGCTGTCCCTCTACGCCCAGGTCTTCGGGCTGACCCCGCCCGGCGTCCCCGCCCTGGAGCTGACCCGATGA
- a CDS encoding DUF6204 family protein, giving the protein MSEQHTYRVIVRGTWEGLTEEARGRLLAEADEHGMASMRFTEEGSLSYEPAPLKHFSMRYVVVSDAADGEEMAGAIAEDRAEGALRGLGYGFGDLKSTVTDLDTMKINRKSRSRR; this is encoded by the coding sequence GTGAGTGAGCAGCACACCTACCGGGTGATCGTCCGGGGCACCTGGGAGGGGCTGACCGAGGAGGCGCGGGGCCGGCTGCTCGCCGAGGCGGACGAGCACGGGATGGCGAGCATGCGGTTCACCGAGGAGGGCTCGCTGTCGTACGAACCAGCACCGCTGAAGCACTTCTCGATGCGCTACGTGGTGGTGTCGGACGCGGCGGACGGCGAGGAGATGGCGGGAGCGATCGCCGAGGACCGGGCGGAGGGCGCGCTGCGCGGGCTGGGCTACGGGTTCGGCGACCTCAAGTCCACGGTGACGGACCTGGACACGATGAAGATCAACCGGAAGTCACGGTCTCGGCGGTGA
- a CDS encoding M55 family metallopeptidase, with product MKILISADMEGATGVTWPADVLPGTPQWERCRSMFTSDVNAAVLGFFDGGADEVLVNEAHWSMRNLLLERLDERTEMLTGRHKALSMVEGVQHGDVDGIAFIGYHAGAGMEGVLAHTYLANQLTGVWLNDVRASEGLLNAHVVAEYGVPVVLVTGDDVACEDALGYAPEARKVAVKDHVSRYAAVCRTPARTAADIRAAAKEAAALAVRHEPVSGGPFTLALEFDAEHLAAAATVVPGVAQVGERKVAYTHDTMFEAIRTFKAVTTIVSAAVEEQYG from the coding sequence ATGAAGATCCTCATCAGTGCCGACATGGAGGGCGCCACCGGCGTCACCTGGCCGGCCGACGTGCTGCCGGGGACACCGCAGTGGGAGCGGTGCCGGTCGATGTTCACCTCGGACGTGAACGCGGCCGTGCTCGGCTTCTTCGACGGCGGCGCCGACGAGGTACTGGTCAACGAGGCGCACTGGAGCATGCGCAACCTCCTCCTGGAGCGGCTCGACGAGCGCACGGAGATGCTCACCGGGCGGCACAAGGCGCTGTCCATGGTGGAGGGCGTCCAGCACGGAGACGTGGACGGCATCGCGTTCATCGGGTACCACGCGGGCGCCGGCATGGAGGGCGTCCTCGCCCACACCTACCTCGCCAACCAGCTCACCGGCGTCTGGCTGAACGACGTACGGGCCAGCGAGGGCCTGCTCAACGCCCACGTGGTCGCCGAGTACGGAGTGCCCGTGGTGCTGGTCACCGGCGACGACGTGGCCTGCGAGGACGCGCTCGGGTACGCGCCCGAGGCGCGCAAGGTCGCGGTCAAGGACCATGTGTCGCGGTACGCGGCCGTGTGCCGTACGCCCGCCAGGACCGCCGCCGACATCCGGGCCGCGGCCAAGGAGGCAGCCGCGCTCGCGGTGCGGCACGAGCCGGTGAGCGGCGGACCGTTCACCCTCGCCCTGGAGTTCGACGCCGAGCACCTGGCGGCGGCCGCGACCGTGGTGCCCGGGGTGGCGCAGGTCGGGGAGCGGAAGGTGGCGTACACCCACGACACGATGTTCGAGGCGATCCGGACGTTCAAGGCGGTCACGACGATCGTCTCGGCGGCGGTGGAGGAGCAGTATGGCTGA
- a CDS encoding S66 peptidase family protein, protein MSRVRELVRPARLAPGARVAVVAPSGPVPEERLQAGLDVLRGWDLDPVVAPHVLDRHDTFDYLAGTDADRAADLQAAWCDPAVDAVLCARGGYGVQRMADLLDWEAMRTAGPKVFVGFSDITALHEAFATRLGLVTLHGPMAAGIDFIKNARAQEHLRATLFAPETVRVITSGGTPLVPGRARGVTLGGCLALLAADLGTPHARPSARGGLLCLEDVGEETYRIDRYLTQLLRSGWLDGVGGVLLGSWARCEPYERLRPLLADRLGGLGVPVVEDFGFGHCEGALTVPFGVPAELDADAGTLTLDRPALRSPA, encoded by the coding sequence ATGAGCCGGGTGCGGGAGCTGGTCCGGCCGGCCCGGCTCGCCCCCGGCGCCCGGGTGGCCGTCGTCGCGCCCAGCGGACCGGTGCCCGAGGAGCGGCTCCAGGCGGGCCTGGACGTGCTGCGCGGCTGGGACCTCGACCCGGTCGTGGCGCCGCACGTCCTGGACCGGCACGACACCTTCGACTACCTCGCGGGCACCGACGCCGACCGGGCCGCCGACCTCCAGGCCGCCTGGTGCGACCCGGCCGTGGACGCCGTGCTGTGCGCCCGCGGCGGGTACGGCGTCCAGCGCATGGCCGACCTGCTCGACTGGGAGGCGATGCGCACGGCCGGTCCCAAGGTGTTCGTCGGTTTCAGCGACATCACCGCGCTGCACGAGGCGTTCGCCACCCGCCTCGGCCTGGTCACCCTGCACGGACCGATGGCGGCCGGGATCGACTTCATCAAGAACGCCCGGGCCCAGGAGCACCTGCGGGCCACCCTGTTCGCCCCGGAGACGGTCCGCGTGATCACCTCCGGCGGCACGCCGCTGGTGCCCGGCCGGGCCCGGGGCGTCACCCTGGGCGGCTGCCTCGCCCTGCTCGCCGCCGACCTCGGCACCCCGCACGCCCGGCCCTCCGCGCGCGGCGGCCTGCTGTGCCTGGAGGACGTGGGGGAGGAGACGTACCGCATCGACCGGTACCTCACGCAGTTGCTGCGCTCCGGCTGGCTCGACGGGGTCGGCGGCGTGCTGCTCGGCTCGTGGGCGCGGTGCGAGCCCTACGAACGGCTGCGGCCCCTGCTGGCCGACCGGCTCGGCGGCCTCGGCGTGCCGGTCGTCGAGGACTTCGGGTTCGGGCACTGCGAGGGGGCGCTGACCGTCCCCTTCGGCGTACCGGCGGAACTCGACGCGGACGCGGGCACCTTGACGCTGGACCGGCCGGCGCTGCGCTCCCCGGCGTAG
- a CDS encoding DUF5107 domain-containing protein: MTTIRREVLTLPAAPLGPDNPLPPLRPLDEAHRIDDRDRAGLPRDMARQIDYEPLRSLLPAQVRDGYGRGREPRALDALVIENDRLRATVLPALGGRIASLHHKPTDRELLYVNPVLQPANFALNGVWFSGGIEWNIGATGHTTLSCSPVHAACVPAPDGGRMLRLWEWERLRDLPFQVDLWLPEDSDFLYVGARIRNPHERPAPTYWWSNIAVPEDRRVLAPADEAWHFGYERRLRRVPVPEYGGVDQTYPLNSTYAADYFYEVPDDRRRWIAALDADGHGLVQTSTDLLRGRKLFVWGTGPGGRRWQEWLTEPGTGGYCEIQAGLVRTQLEHVKLEAESEVSWLEAYGPLAASPEGDWRTVLRRAEDRLEAALPRADVDAAYDAWRACADTEPDERLATGSGWGALEVLRAGWKLPGTPFAEDTLGEEQRPWLHLLRAGSLPDPEHHEPPGGTLVARPWRDMLETAAATPSAEYHLGVAQWHGDDRAQAVRSWERGLKSATDRWPLLRCLAVADQEDGHGERAADRYTEAFDDLCARRTDGAEKGGGRWVAVTAALGREAIAALLAAGRSADARTVWDRLDPATRARGRYRLIEAELLTAEGRHEDARAVFDEGFEVADLREGADGIGLLWARLDDAPLPARYDFRMWPDGE; the protein is encoded by the coding sequence GTGACGACGATCCGACGCGAGGTACTGACCCTGCCCGCCGCGCCGCTGGGGCCGGACAACCCCCTGCCGCCGCTGCGCCCCCTGGACGAGGCCCACCGCATCGACGACCGGGACCGGGCGGGCCTGCCGCGCGACATGGCCCGGCAGATCGACTACGAGCCCCTGCGCAGCCTGCTGCCCGCCCAGGTCCGGGACGGCTACGGCCGCGGGCGCGAACCGCGCGCGCTGGACGCCCTCGTCATCGAGAACGACCGGCTGCGGGCCACCGTCCTGCCTGCCCTCGGCGGCCGCATCGCCTCCCTCCACCACAAGCCGACCGACCGCGAACTGCTCTACGTCAACCCGGTACTCCAGCCCGCCAACTTCGCCCTCAACGGCGTCTGGTTCTCCGGCGGCATCGAATGGAACATCGGCGCCACCGGCCACACCACTCTGTCCTGCTCACCCGTGCACGCCGCCTGCGTCCCCGCCCCCGACGGCGGCCGGATGCTGCGCCTGTGGGAGTGGGAGAGACTGCGGGACCTGCCCTTCCAGGTCGACCTGTGGCTCCCGGAGGACTCGGACTTCCTCTATGTCGGCGCCCGCATCCGCAACCCGCACGAACGCCCGGCGCCCACCTACTGGTGGTCCAACATCGCCGTCCCCGAGGACCGACGCGTCCTCGCCCCCGCAGACGAGGCCTGGCACTTCGGCTACGAGCGCAGGCTGCGCCGGGTCCCGGTGCCGGAATACGGCGGCGTCGACCAGACGTACCCCCTGAACAGCACCTACGCCGCCGACTACTTCTACGAGGTGCCGGACGACCGGCGCCGCTGGATCGCCGCGCTCGACGCGGACGGCCACGGACTGGTGCAGACCTCGACCGACCTGCTGCGCGGCCGCAAGCTGTTCGTGTGGGGCACCGGACCCGGCGGACGCCGCTGGCAGGAGTGGCTCACCGAACCCGGCACCGGCGGCTACTGCGAGATCCAGGCGGGGCTCGTCCGCACCCAGCTCGAACACGTCAAGCTGGAGGCGGAGAGCGAGGTGTCCTGGCTGGAGGCGTACGGGCCGCTCGCCGCCTCGCCGGAGGGCGACTGGCGCACCGTGCTGCGCCGGGCCGAGGACCGGCTGGAGGCCGCCCTGCCGCGGGCCGACGTCGACGCCGCGTACGACGCCTGGCGGGCGTGTGCCGACACTGAGCCGGACGAGCGCCTGGCCACGGGGTCGGGCTGGGGCGCGCTCGAGGTGCTGCGGGCCGGCTGGAAACTGCCCGGCACGCCCTTCGCGGAGGACACCCTCGGCGAGGAACAGCGGCCCTGGCTGCACCTGCTGCGCGCCGGGTCCCTGCCCGACCCGGAACACCACGAGCCGCCCGGCGGCACGCTGGTCGCCCGGCCCTGGCGGGACATGCTGGAGACCGCGGCCGCCACGCCGTCGGCCGAGTACCACCTAGGCGTCGCCCAGTGGCACGGCGACGACCGGGCGCAGGCGGTGCGCAGTTGGGAGCGCGGCCTCAAGTCCGCCACGGACCGCTGGCCGTTGCTGCGCTGCCTCGCCGTCGCCGACCAGGAGGACGGCCACGGCGAGCGCGCCGCCGACCGGTACACGGAGGCCTTCGACGACCTGTGCGCACGCCGGACCGACGGGGCGGAGAAAGGGGGCGGGAGGTGGGTGGCCGTCACCGCCGCGCTGGGCCGGGAGGCGATCGCGGCGCTGCTGGCGGCCGGGCGCAGCGCGGACGCCCGGACCGTGTGGGACCGGCTGGACCCCGCGACGCGGGCCCGCGGCCGGTACCGGTTGATCGAGGCCGAGCTGCTGACCGCGGAGGGCCGGCACGAGGACGCGCGGGCCGTGTTCGACGAGGGCTTCGAGGTCGCCGATCTGAGGGAGGGCGCCGACGGCATCGGCCTGCTGTGGGCGCGGCTGGACGACGCACCGCTCCCGGCCCGCTACGACTTCCGGATGTGGCCGGACGGGGAGTGA
- a CDS encoding M20/M25/M40 family metallo-hydrolase: MAEHTGTGTGAQALDEVVRFTSELIRIDTTNRGGGDCQERPAAEYAAARLAEAGIEPTLLERTAGRTNVVARIEGTDPSADALLVHGHLDVVPAEAADWSVHPFSGEIRDGVVWGRGAVDMKNMDAMILAVVRDWARRGVRPRRDVVIAFTADEEASAEDGSGFLADRHAALFEGCTEGVSESGAFTFHDGAGRQFYPIAAGERGTGWLKLTARGRAGHGSKVNRENAITRLAAALTRIGDHAWPLRLTPTVRAALTEIAAVYGIETDLSDVDALLDKLGQAGKLVESTVRNSSNPTMLDAGYKVNVIPGEAVAHVDGRFLYGAEDEFRSTLDRLTGPDVDWEFVHREVALQAPVDSPTYARMRAAVEEFAPEGHVVPYCMSGGTDAKQFSRLGITGYGFAPLKLPEGFDYQALFHGVDERVPVEALHFGVHVLDRFLRTA; encoded by the coding sequence ATGGCTGAGCACACGGGCACCGGCACGGGCGCGCAGGCGCTGGACGAGGTCGTCCGGTTCACCTCCGAGCTGATCCGGATCGACACCACCAACCGCGGCGGCGGCGACTGCCAGGAGCGGCCGGCCGCCGAGTACGCCGCCGCGCGGCTCGCCGAGGCCGGGATCGAGCCCACGCTCCTGGAGCGGACGGCTGGCCGTACCAACGTGGTGGCCCGCATCGAGGGCACCGACCCGTCGGCCGACGCGCTGCTGGTCCACGGTCACCTGGACGTGGTGCCCGCCGAGGCCGCCGACTGGAGCGTGCACCCGTTCTCCGGGGAGATCCGCGACGGCGTCGTCTGGGGACGCGGCGCGGTCGACATGAAGAACATGGACGCGATGATCCTCGCCGTCGTCCGCGACTGGGCCCGGCGGGGCGTGCGGCCCCGGCGGGACGTGGTGATCGCCTTCACCGCGGACGAGGAGGCCAGCGCCGAGGACGGCTCCGGCTTCCTCGCCGACCGGCACGCCGCGCTGTTCGAGGGCTGCACCGAGGGCGTCAGCGAGTCCGGGGCGTTCACCTTCCACGACGGGGCCGGGCGGCAGTTCTACCCCATCGCCGCCGGTGAGCGGGGTACCGGCTGGCTCAAGCTCACCGCGCGCGGGCGCGCCGGACACGGTTCGAAGGTGAACCGGGAGAACGCGATCACCCGGCTCGCCGCCGCACTCACCCGCATCGGCGACCACGCGTGGCCGCTGCGCCTGACCCCGACCGTGCGCGCGGCCCTGACCGAGATCGCCGCCGTCTACGGCATCGAGACCGACCTGAGCGACGTCGACGCCCTGCTGGACAAGCTCGGCCAGGCCGGGAAGCTGGTCGAGTCCACCGTCCGCAACAGCAGCAACCCGACCATGCTGGACGCCGGTTACAAGGTCAACGTCATCCCGGGAGAGGCCGTCGCCCACGTCGACGGGCGGTTCCTGTACGGCGCCGAGGACGAGTTCCGCAGCACCCTCGACCGGCTCACCGGGCCGGACGTCGACTGGGAGTTCGTCCACCGCGAGGTGGCCCTCCAGGCGCCGGTGGACTCGCCGACGTACGCCCGGATGCGGGCGGCCGTGGAGGAGTTCGCGCCCGAGGGGCACGTCGTGCCGTACTGCATGTCCGGGGGCACCGACGCCAAGCAGTTCTCCCGGCTCGGCATCACCGGATACGGGTTCGCGCCGCTGAAGCTGCCCGAGGGCTTCGACTACCAGGCCCTCTTCCACGGCGTGGACGAACGGGTCCCGGTCGAGGCGCTGCACTTCGGCGTCCATGTCCTCGACCGTTTCCTGCGCACGGCGTAA
- a CDS encoding GNAT family N-acetyltransferase — MPHTPPRHLAEGPRVGIRHFSHADAAEFTARARQSKDLHHPWLFPPDSVQAYEAYATRLIEDRTKAGFLVCEKDTEATDGAGGPAGPVPDGGSIAGFVNINNIVEGGFLSGALGYGAFAHAAGRGLMREGLDLVVRYAFGPMRLHRLEINVQPGNAASIALARACGFHLEGFSPRMLYIDGAWRDHQRWAITAETVTSG, encoded by the coding sequence ATGCCGCACACCCCGCCCCGCCACCTCGCCGAGGGCCCGCGCGTGGGCATCCGGCACTTCAGCCACGCGGACGCCGCCGAGTTCACCGCCCGGGCACGCCAGAGCAAGGACCTGCACCACCCCTGGCTCTTCCCGCCAGACAGCGTCCAGGCGTACGAGGCCTACGCGACGCGGCTCATCGAGGACCGCACCAAGGCCGGGTTCCTGGTGTGCGAGAAGGACACGGAGGCGACGGACGGGGCGGGCGGGCCGGCGGGCCCGGTGCCGGACGGCGGCTCCATCGCCGGATTCGTCAACATCAACAACATCGTCGAGGGCGGCTTCCTCAGCGGCGCGCTCGGTTACGGCGCCTTCGCGCACGCGGCCGGCCGCGGGCTGATGCGCGAGGGACTGGACCTCGTGGTGCGGTACGCGTTCGGGCCGATGCGGCTGCACCGGCTGGAGATCAACGTCCAGCCGGGCAACGCCGCCTCGATCGCCCTGGCCCGCGCCTGCGGCTTCCACCTGGAGGGCTTCTCGCCGAGGATGCTCTACATCGACGGCGCCTGGCGCGACCACCAGCGCTGGGCGATCACCGCCGAGACCGTGACTTCCGGTTGA